Genomic segment of Ruegeria sp. TM1040:
AGCGGATCGGTCTTTTTGCCGGGTCTGGCGTGGGTAAATCTACCCTGATGGCGCAGCTGGCGCAGAACATGGAAGCGGACGTCGTCGTGATGGCGCTGATCGGGGAACGCGGGCGCGAGGTCAATCACTTCGTGAAGGAAGTGCTGGGGCCTGAAGGTATGAAACGCGCAGTTGTTGTCGCTGCGACCTCAGACCAATCCGCGCTCGTGCGTAGACGCTGCGCATGGGCGGCGATGTCTGTTGCGGAGCACTTTCGGGATCAGGGGCTGAATGTGCTGTTCATGGCCGATTCGATCACGCGATTTGCAGAAGCGCATCGTGAAATTGCTGTCGCCTCGGGTGAAGCCCCGGCGCTTCGCGGGTTTCCGCCGTCGGTTACACCCCTGATTACGGGTCTTTGTGAACGCGCCGGACCGGGGCTTGAAGGTCAGGGAGACATTACTGCTGTCTTTAGCGTTCTGGTCGCCGGCTCTGACATGGACGAACCGATTGCAGACATTCTACGCGGGGTTTTGGACGGGCATATTGTGCTCAATCGCGAAATTGCAGAACGAGGACGATTCCCGGCGATTGATGTCTCGCGATCAGTCTCGCGCAGTCTGCCCGCCGCAGCGACCAAGGAAGAAAACGAGATGATTCTGGCTGTACGGAAGTTCCTCGGGGCCTATGAACAGTCTGAGGTTATGATCCGTGCGGGTCTGTATTCTGAAGGCAATGATCTTGTACTCGACCAAGCTGTAAAAATCTGGCCAGAGCTAGATTCTTTCTTTGGTCGCAATGAGCTGGATGGAATCAAGGGCAGCTTCAATCGCTTGGCCCTGTTGCTCAGACGCGCAGGTGGCGGCCGGTAGCGGGCACCATAACCGGCTGGTCCTCATCACTCCGCATGGGGGACGCGCACACAAAAATGCCGCCTTCAACGGGCGGCATTTTCTTGCGAGGATTGATCTGCCTTCCGAAACTTCCCTCGCTCTGATGTAGAGTTTGCTCAACCTTTTGAAGAAGCAAACGAATGCGAAAGAGCCGTTTTAGCGAAGAGCAGATCATTGGCATCCTGAAGGAGCACCAATCCAGGATAGGCGCCAAGGAGCTTTGCCGGAAGCATGGCATCAGTGATGGCACGTTCTACAAATTGCGCTCAAAGTATGGCGGCATGGAAGTGTCGGAGGCCAATCGGCTGAAGGCGCTCGAAGCCGAGAACGCGAAGCTCAAGAAGATGCTGGCGGAAC
This window contains:
- a CDS encoding FliI/YscN family ATPase; the encoded protein is MMKSIQALSQELANTRLAAPMGRVTGISGGEIEVSGLESQARIGDRLTLRRGKKDDLHGEVLAIGSDHIRMLPDTAPERASIGDAVLLFQTPEFAPDDSWVGRVIDPFGEPLDGKPMLRGVESRDLMESPPKAAARRGLGKRLSTGLAILNTVLPIVTGQRIGLFAGSGVGKSTLMAQLAQNMEADVVVMALIGERGREVNHFVKEVLGPEGMKRAVVVAATSDQSALVRRRCAWAAMSVAEHFRDQGLNVLFMADSITRFAEAHREIAVASGEAPALRGFPPSVTPLITGLCERAGPGLEGQGDITAVFSVLVAGSDMDEPIADILRGVLDGHIVLNREIAERGRFPAIDVSRSVSRSLPAAATKEENEMILAVRKFLGAYEQSEVMIRAGLYSEGNDLVLDQAVKIWPELDSFFGRNELDGIKGSFNRLALLLRRAGGGR